The following coding sequences lie in one Halorarum halophilum genomic window:
- a CDS encoding glycosyltransferase family 4 protein yields MDTDGRRQAGTAPMNVLFYTVDYKPLSGGIAEHTHQLASYFDRSGDDVIVVAPAMDGSDAFDSEQPFPVYRVPSYPVVGHLLLFAMLLYAVWKHGIDWVYCPMWFPTGAIAVLSSYVLGVKTAIAVHAHEVVYEKTTVRKRLGSRLRHVQATLLEMASVVIAVSSYTKARVVDIGVDPNHVRVVNNGVNPERFETTDTHPVAVRTDGPILLTVARLDPRKGHDTILEALPSLLDSYPSLTYVVAGDGQQRTDLESLAATIGVDDAVEFLGYVPDDDLPSLYNAADVFAMPNRRERTSVEGFGIVFLEANATGTPVVGGRHGGVTDAIVDGETGYLVDPTDPDAVADAIGRLLTDDDLRRSLGEAGRERVMDSYTWDDVGSQLHSILTSGLEQHLTHE; encoded by the coding sequence GTGGACACCGACGGCCGCCGTCAAGCGGGGACAGCACCGATGAACGTCCTGTTTTACACCGTCGACTATAAGCCCTTGTCGGGTGGTATCGCCGAACACACCCACCAGTTAGCGAGCTACTTCGACCGGTCGGGCGACGACGTCATCGTCGTTGCACCGGCGATGGACGGCAGCGATGCGTTCGATTCGGAGCAGCCGTTTCCGGTCTACCGGGTTCCGTCGTATCCAGTCGTCGGCCACCTGCTGCTGTTTGCGATGCTGCTCTACGCCGTCTGGAAACACGGTATCGACTGGGTGTACTGTCCGATGTGGTTCCCAACGGGGGCGATTGCGGTGCTGTCGAGCTACGTTCTCGGTGTAAAGACGGCCATCGCCGTTCATGCGCACGAAGTGGTCTACGAGAAGACGACCGTTCGGAAGCGACTTGGGTCACGCCTCCGACACGTCCAGGCCACTCTCCTGGAGATGGCGTCTGTCGTGATAGCGGTCAGTTCGTACACGAAAGCACGAGTCGTCGACATAGGCGTCGACCCGAATCACGTCCGGGTCGTCAACAACGGGGTGAACCCTGAGCGCTTCGAGACGACGGACACGCATCCGGTTGCAGTGCGAACTGACGGCCCCATCCTCCTCACCGTCGCCCGCCTCGACCCGCGGAAGGGCCACGATACGATACTGGAGGCACTCCCGTCGCTACTCGACAGCTATCCATCCTTGACGTACGTTGTCGCCGGTGACGGTCAGCAGCGCACGGACCTCGAATCGCTCGCAGCGACCATCGGCGTCGACGACGCGGTTGAGTTTCTCGGGTACGTCCCGGACGATGACCTGCCCTCTCTATACAACGCCGCTGACGTGTTCGCGATGCCGAACCGACGCGAGCGGACGAGCGTTGAGGGGTTCGGTATCGTCTTCCTCGAAGCGAACGCGACGGGCACCCCCGTCGTCGGGGGACGACACGGCGGCGTGACTGACGCCATCGTAGACGGCGAGACGGGATATCTCGTTGACCCGACCGATCCGGATGCGGTCGCCGACGCTATCGGCCGGTTGCTCACTGACGACGACCTGCGACGGTCACTCGGCGAGGCTGGCCGTGAGCGTGTTATGGATTCGTACACGTGGGACGACGTGGGGTCGCAACTCCATTCAATACTTACTTCAGGTCTAGAACAGCATCTCACGCACGAATGA
- a CDS encoding oligosaccharide flippase family protein — protein sequence MNWADKFRNITQLGGATLLATAMTMLEGVIAARVLGPAVLGAWFTFQIVLRYGGRLHFGVPNAFRRQLSVDRGAKNESQIGELADVVATFLVVVIIVQVAIVGGMAIWPGFSSEIRVIALFGIVIIASQTAKSFVHPFNNGLGNFEENALLKLVGAASSVVTIGLTIQFSLVGFLFGRVLREVAQFGIGFYRIGYIPSFSLDTGRLRRLLRIGFLIMLVSFSSQVFKTVDRLMIIWYFPSKSLGFYGTGDTFATLLLTVSSVVTNVLYTSFSEKYGADLSSEQFKSELLGTVKVISYFFPIVFVNIYVFVPLVIQIVLPEYPASVPVARALAFGYIFFAGATVVGSVLNSFKKQRLYILVIAIGITVNAALNYAAIQLGGELIGIGIATAGTYFVFFLLLFGVVIAFFDGSVRLFGRVTVQLLVPALFALGYALLVSDYVAVRDSAISLDTVWTAVVLFAAVMPLSVSFGVLTLREADINLSQVHGKVTQWAS from the coding sequence ATGAACTGGGCCGACAAGTTCCGAAATATCACGCAGCTCGGAGGCGCTACGCTACTCGCGACAGCCATGACGATGCTCGAAGGAGTTATCGCTGCGAGAGTTCTGGGACCTGCGGTGTTAGGCGCTTGGTTCACCTTCCAAATCGTACTCCGGTACGGCGGTCGTCTCCACTTTGGAGTTCCAAATGCGTTCCGACGACAGCTATCGGTCGACCGGGGTGCCAAAAACGAGTCTCAAATCGGTGAACTCGCAGATGTCGTCGCGACATTCCTCGTTGTCGTCATCATCGTTCAGGTGGCTATTGTAGGCGGCATGGCAATTTGGCCGGGGTTTTCTTCGGAAATTCGAGTCATCGCCCTCTTTGGCATCGTCATCATCGCCAGCCAAACTGCGAAGTCATTCGTGCATCCGTTCAACAACGGCCTCGGGAACTTCGAGGAGAACGCCCTGTTGAAGCTCGTTGGAGCGGCGTCGAGCGTGGTGACGATTGGTCTCACGATACAGTTCTCATTGGTCGGTTTCCTATTCGGGCGCGTTCTACGGGAGGTTGCCCAGTTCGGAATCGGATTTTACCGTATCGGCTATATCCCATCCTTCTCACTCGACACCGGGCGACTCCGACGTCTTCTCCGAATTGGCTTCCTCATAATGCTGGTTTCGTTCTCGTCGCAGGTGTTCAAGACAGTCGACAGGCTCATGATTATCTGGTATTTCCCTTCGAAGAGCCTGGGCTTTTATGGGACCGGAGACACTTTCGCGACGCTCCTCTTGACTGTTTCCAGTGTCGTGACCAACGTCCTGTACACGTCGTTCTCCGAGAAGTACGGTGCCGACCTCTCCTCCGAGCAGTTCAAATCGGAGCTTCTCGGTACGGTAAAAGTCATTTCGTACTTTTTCCCAATCGTGTTCGTCAACATCTATGTCTTCGTTCCGCTCGTCATCCAGATAGTGCTACCCGAGTACCCAGCTAGTGTGCCGGTCGCCAGGGCACTGGCGTTTGGATACATCTTCTTCGCCGGTGCGACGGTCGTTGGGAGCGTCCTCAATAGCTTCAAGAAACAGCGACTCTACATCCTCGTCATTGCGATTGGCATCACCGTCAACGCTGCGTTGAACTACGCCGCCATTCAGCTCGGCGGTGAGTTGATAGGTATCGGGATCGCGACGGCCGGGACGTATTTCGTCTTCTTCCTCCTCCTCTTTGGCGTCGTTATCGCGTTTTTCGATGGCTCTGTTCGCCTGTTCGGTCGAGTGACCGTCCAGTTACTTGTCCCCGCACTCTTCGCGCTCGGGTACGCGCTGCTCGTCTCCGACTACGTGGCTGTCAGGGACTCGGCGATTTCGCTCGACACTGTCTGGACAGCGGTGGTTTTATTTGCTGCTGTTATGCCGTTATCCGTCTCGTTCGGAGTGTTGACGCTACGTGAAGCGGACATTAACCTCTCACAGGTCCATGGGAAAGTGACCCAGTGGGCTTCATAA
- a CDS encoding glycosyltransferase family 4 protein: MSPGPPTVLHVGHHPQPGGGFVDLVTRVEGRESFSPDATNVVALLDSAPACVDRARERLSAPIEPIVGFGAGPVSPGDLAAALPRAGGVRRLYGLCKRYDVDLLHANDFRAGVVASIVAILIGCPFVQHVHHTASHRNHPWLRQCLFRAADTTIHVSEYTRRELADGDADHVVVRSPIDVTDFRSRSADPDALAETYVRHGRPTVALIGRLAPNKGHKPFIRTATEVDANFLVVGSGDDTARSELESLVEGLGVSDRVTFTGFWEKVVDVYALADVVVVPSHDENLPKVIQEALAWKVPVVASRSGGIPELVADERTGLLVNPDDDGTGLATAIERLLADEAFAETLATAGHDQLRSEFDIAVVSERLEDVYETVV; this comes from the coding sequence ATGAGCCCAGGCCCCCCCACCGTCCTCCACGTCGGTCACCATCCCCAGCCCGGCGGTGGCTTCGTCGACTTAGTGACCAGAGTCGAGGGGCGTGAGTCGTTTTCCCCTGACGCCACCAACGTCGTCGCGCTACTGGACTCGGCACCCGCCTGTGTCGACCGCGCTCGCGAGCGTCTCTCCGCCCCCATCGAGCCGATAGTCGGGTTCGGAGCCGGCCCGGTATCGCCCGGCGACCTGGCGGCGGCGCTGCCACGGGCTGGCGGTGTCCGCCGACTCTATGGACTCTGCAAGCGATACGACGTGGACCTGCTTCACGCGAATGATTTCAGAGCCGGTGTCGTCGCCAGCATCGTGGCGATACTGATCGGATGCCCGTTTGTTCAGCATGTCCACCACACGGCGTCCCATCGCAACCATCCGTGGCTCCGACAGTGTCTGTTCCGGGCGGCCGACACGACGATACACGTCTCGGAGTACACCCGGCGCGAGCTGGCCGACGGCGACGCCGACCACGTGGTCGTTCGAAGCCCAATCGACGTCACCGACTTCCGGAGCCGTTCGGCCGACCCCGACGCACTGGCCGAAACCTACGTCCGCCACGGTCGACCGACCGTCGCGCTAATCGGTCGCCTCGCCCCGAACAAGGGCCACAAGCCGTTCATTCGGACCGCGACAGAGGTGGATGCGAACTTCCTCGTGGTGGGCAGTGGCGATGACACAGCCCGGTCCGAGCTTGAGTCGCTGGTCGAAGGCCTCGGGGTCAGCGACCGGGTGACATTCACCGGATTCTGGGAGAAAGTCGTCGACGTCTACGCACTGGCTGACGTCGTTGTCGTTCCTTCCCACGATGAGAACCTCCCGAAGGTTATCCAAGAGGCACTCGCCTGGAAAGTCCCGGTCGTGGCATCCCGCTCCGGTGGGATTCCGGAACTGGTCGCGGACGAACGGACGGGGCTGCTTGTCAACCCGGACGACGACGGCACTGGTCTCGCCACCGCCATCGAGCGGTTGCTTGCCGACGAAGCATTCGCGGAGACGCTAGCGACGGCCGGACACGACCAGCTCCGCTCTGAGTTCGATATCGCTGTCGTTTCCGAGCGGCTGGAGGACGTCTACGAGACAGTCGTCTAA
- a CDS encoding sulfatase, with protein sequence MRKPNILVVVMDTTRADHLSCYGYGRETTPNLDRFADEGTRFENAISPAAWTLPAHMSLFSGLLPSEHGVLHGEYSQRDGVTMFPEQLSEAGYRTAAFSNNPWVSASYGFDRGIDHFVDVYREHVHKYKSGVGQMLTKLKKALLLSDTGAASTNRELQTWLKAGDDETPFFAFLNYMEPHQVYTPRRPYHRKYLDGGPLTPYREVFKNRNIHRDRGKIFSGERELTSEEVDSMEALYDGELSYLDAKLGELFEWMQSEGLYEDTFILVVGDHGEEFCEHEPLGHQIVDHHFALYDSIVRIPMMARLPGVFKADTVDAPVQLTDLPPTLSDLIEDPAVDLTGGMSAQSLCEPDPDRIALSEYRTPPPQIASLSEHAPSFDWSQYEVDLRMARSRTQKLVHYCSRGREELYDLVADPGEQRDVRGSDTPDERLKDALAAWDDALGSPASNGGVGPGQQDSDVQEHLKDLGYL encoded by the coding sequence ATGAGGAAGCCGAACATCCTCGTCGTCGTCATGGACACGACGAGGGCCGACCACCTCTCCTGTTACGGCTACGGTCGGGAGACGACGCCAAACCTCGACAGGTTCGCCGACGAGGGAACGCGGTTCGAGAACGCCATCTCGCCGGCTGCGTGGACGCTTCCGGCTCATATGTCTCTCTTCTCGGGGCTGTTACCGAGCGAGCACGGCGTCCTCCATGGCGAATACTCTCAGCGGGACGGTGTGACGATGTTTCCCGAACAACTCTCGGAGGCGGGCTACCGGACGGCCGCATTCTCGAACAACCCGTGGGTATCCGCGAGCTACGGGTTCGACAGAGGCATCGACCATTTCGTCGACGTCTACCGCGAGCACGTCCACAAGTACAAATCGGGTGTCGGGCAGATGCTGACCAAGCTGAAGAAGGCCCTCCTGCTCTCTGACACCGGTGCTGCGTCAACGAACCGCGAACTGCAGACGTGGCTCAAGGCGGGCGACGACGAAACGCCGTTTTTCGCCTTCCTGAACTACATGGAGCCCCATCAGGTATACACGCCACGGCGACCGTACCACCGGAAATATCTGGACGGCGGCCCGCTGACGCCGTACCGGGAAGTTTTCAAGAACCGGAATATCCACCGGGACCGCGGGAAGATATTCTCGGGCGAGCGGGAACTGACCTCCGAGGAGGTCGACTCGATGGAAGCGCTGTACGACGGGGAATTGTCGTATCTTGACGCCAAACTCGGTGAGCTGTTCGAGTGGATGCAATCCGAGGGCCTGTACGAAGATACGTTCATACTCGTCGTCGGGGACCACGGCGAAGAGTTCTGTGAACACGAGCCGCTGGGACACCAGATTGTCGACCACCACTTCGCGCTTTACGACAGCATCGTTCGGATCCCGATGATGGCCCGGCTTCCGGGCGTGTTCAAGGCCGACACCGTCGACGCACCGGTCCAGTTGACGGACCTCCCACCGACACTCTCGGATTTGATCGAGGACCCGGCTGTCGACCTGACGGGGGGGATGAGCGCCCAGTCGCTCTGCGAGCCCGACCCCGACCGGATCGCGCTGTCGGAGTACCGCACGCCACCACCGCAGATTGCGTCGCTCAGTGAGCACGCGCCATCGTTCGACTGGTCCCAGTACGAGGTCGACCTGCGGATGGCACGCTCCAGGACACAGAAACTCGTCCATTACTGCTCCCGCGGGAGGGAAGAACTGTACGACCTCGTCGCGGACCCCGGCGAACAACGCGACGTTCGAGGAAGCGACACGCCCGACGAGCGCCTGAAGGACGCGCTTGCGGCGTGGGACGACGCGCTTGGGTCGCCGGCCAGCAACGGGGGCGTCGGGCCCGGGCAGCAGGACAGCGACGTGCAGGAGCATCTGAAAGACTTGGGGTATCTATGA
- a CDS encoding sulfatase family protein, protein MATNVVLIVVDALRYDRVGVSSVRTPTLDHFARKNTTFTDAIANSNTTDICVTTIQTGQYPIEHGVLHHGTDVTERERQFGHGAPSLAERLKSEGYQTIAVEPVLKRWHRDGFDRFVDGVDNDDVKKTGMSGLIPDWAISMGGSILDYFPTYVQNNIREAVLNVVTDTTDGKGVTKSALELLDDVDEDPFFCFLHYWDVHTPYNPPENYVEAVKERNDYDETPLQDVFEEYGLEGTITGEGLRKRKLHGRRPETIGEIQAHYDAAVEYVDDCIGDLFEGLEQRGLDDDTLLVVTADHGESMTEKGVFFDHHGLHDPVVHVPLLFGGTDIPNSTVSATVQHVDVAPTICELIGIQELPGVGESLVPLMRGNTTEPPRNGVAFAEERHTRSARMIRQNSLKLINTLEGDGSCRYCQRKHEPSKALYDLDSDPSEKANLLNGDEYCSQVRALLEQFEEFEMGLIEPTPDDSISEYDEAELENRLEHLGYR, encoded by the coding sequence GTGGCTACGAATGTCGTCCTCATTGTTGTTGACGCTCTTCGATATGATCGTGTGGGGGTATCATCTGTAAGGACTCCCACTCTGGATCATTTTGCTCGTAAAAATACTACATTCACCGACGCAATCGCGAACAGTAATACAACAGATATTTGTGTTACGACTATTCAAACTGGGCAATATCCAATTGAGCATGGTGTTCTCCATCATGGAACGGACGTCACTGAGCGAGAACGACAATTTGGGCATGGTGCGCCTTCGCTGGCCGAACGGCTGAAAAGTGAAGGATATCAGACTATCGCTGTTGAACCGGTGCTCAAACGCTGGCACCGAGACGGATTCGATCGATTTGTCGATGGTGTAGACAACGATGACGTGAAGAAAACAGGAATGAGCGGTTTGATTCCAGACTGGGCCATTTCAATGGGGGGGAGCATCTTAGACTATTTCCCGACCTATGTCCAGAATAATATCCGAGAGGCCGTACTCAATGTGGTCACCGATACCACCGATGGTAAAGGTGTCACGAAATCAGCACTAGAATTACTTGACGATGTTGACGAGGATCCGTTCTTTTGTTTTCTTCACTACTGGGACGTGCATACACCATATAATCCACCCGAAAACTACGTAGAAGCGGTCAAGGAACGGAACGACTACGACGAGACACCGCTCCAAGATGTCTTCGAAGAGTACGGGCTTGAGGGTACCATCACAGGCGAAGGTCTCCGCAAACGAAAGCTCCACGGGCGGCGTCCAGAGACAATCGGCGAAATACAAGCACACTACGATGCGGCGGTGGAGTACGTAGACGACTGTATTGGCGACCTATTCGAGGGCCTCGAACAGCGTGGTCTGGATGACGACACGCTGCTCGTCGTCACCGCGGACCACGGCGAGAGTATGACAGAGAAAGGTGTGTTTTTTGACCATCATGGGTTGCACGACCCAGTTGTACATGTCCCGCTACTATTCGGTGGTACTGATATCCCCAACTCAACCGTATCAGCTACCGTCCAGCACGTAGACGTCGCCCCAACAATATGCGAACTGATTGGCATCCAAGAACTGCCTGGAGTGGGAGAGTCACTCGTTCCACTGATGCGAGGGAACACTACTGAGCCCCCCCGAAACGGCGTCGCGTTCGCCGAAGAACGACACACACGTTCCGCGAGGATGATTCGGCAGAACTCGTTGAAACTAATAAACACGTTGGAGGGGGATGGCAGCTGTAGGTACTGTCAGCGTAAGCACGAACCATCGAAAGCCCTCTACGATCTCGACAGCGACCCTAGTGAAAAGGCGAATCTACTGAACGGAGACGAATATTGTTCCCAAGTGCGTGCCCTACTTGAACAGTTTGAGGAGTTCGAAATGGGGCTGATAGAACCGACGCCCGATGATAGTATTAGCGAGTATGACGAAGCGGAGTTAGAGAATCGATTAGAACACCTCGGTTACAGGTAG
- a CDS encoding class I SAM-dependent methyltransferase, whose amino-acid sequence MWHEEPAFSTFIEDVETGMTVAVLGAGSGWFTLYACGRMRSTGSVTAFEADPAHVRSLKRNIQRNGFSNVCIIQTRLDGDTSVDDYCDEVDFAVINVEGVELTALKGLTGVRDESHTLQVLCEVHPSIIPDETLQELYNCFDAYGFEIDCAPLGGSFEHDPEEVQNELHQVYARR is encoded by the coding sequence GTGTGGCACGAAGAGCCAGCGTTCTCGACGTTTATCGAGGACGTCGAGACGGGGATGACCGTCGCGGTTTTGGGCGCTGGCAGTGGGTGGTTCACGCTGTACGCATGCGGTCGGATGCGATCGACGGGGTCGGTCACAGCGTTCGAAGCGGACCCAGCCCACGTCCGGAGCCTAAAGCGAAACATTCAGCGCAATGGCTTCAGTAATGTGTGTATCATCCAGACGCGCCTAGACGGGGACACGTCGGTGGACGACTACTGTGACGAAGTCGACTTCGCCGTCATCAATGTCGAGGGTGTGGAACTGACGGCACTCAAGGGATTGACGGGGGTTCGGGACGAATCACACACCCTGCAGGTGCTGTGTGAGGTCCATCCATCCATCATCCCTGACGAGACCCTGCAGGAACTCTACAACTGTTTCGATGCGTACGGGTTCGAGATAGACTGCGCGCCCCTGGGTGGGTCGTTCGAGCACGACCCCGAAGAAGTCCAGAACGAACTCCATCAGGTCTACGCGCGGCGATGA
- a CDS encoding O-antigen ligase family protein produces MVVDTHQRDRFKMPPQIHTAQEKLASAALFAVLAILLVALHRAHISVVFAITLLSLLISFYRPVALIYFLAALTLFAPELPVGPGVSLNVFLLSGLCLAIIGRMALSGTWTLPDPKYITVVILFSIAGILSLLKALLYFDVPTVVMGALYLAQWSLYLTFPALMTVYLRKNTKQQINVMSFLLVVSAVMALYLFALFLLDIRPTETTIRIAGHRPLVAFWQQSQLAVGMFTSLTSIVSFSIAIKHPRERVTGSLFTLSALCGFLTLATLARSAILGLVIGIFIVVLLEYRWKTLFVVAITVPVGIIIAPEWLLIRFTRSTFFWREVPALGIKIPIGTLWKRVNGWVKLSTVFVHNPLFGIGFSLSQERMAQLFSNHISPDNQYVALLVETGIVGFMIFCMWVRLVYWRLFEAYRESTFEMSGLALGMIGAFTAFLVWGFFQEFYARWRVLGPLFTYFGLIYAAHDRSTGEG; encoded by the coding sequence GTGGTTGTCGATACGCATCAGCGCGATCGTTTTAAAATGCCTCCTCAAATTCATACAGCTCAGGAAAAGTTGGCAAGTGCTGCCCTATTTGCTGTCTTAGCTATCTTGCTGGTCGCGCTCCATCGAGCTCATATTTCTGTAGTTTTCGCGATTACGTTGCTTTCGCTTTTGATTTCTTTCTACCGTCCGGTGGCCTTAATTTATTTTCTGGCCGCCTTGACGCTTTTCGCTCCGGAGTTACCCGTAGGTCCTGGCGTCAGTCTGAACGTATTTTTGTTGTCCGGGTTGTGCTTAGCTATCATCGGACGGATGGCGCTCTCGGGGACGTGGACGCTACCTGATCCAAAGTACATAACCGTTGTGATCTTGTTCAGCATAGCCGGTATCCTTTCACTCCTCAAAGCGCTCCTGTACTTTGATGTCCCGACAGTCGTGATGGGCGCACTGTATCTGGCCCAGTGGTCTTTGTACCTCACATTTCCAGCTTTGATGACAGTGTATCTTAGAAAGAATACGAAGCAACAAATAAATGTGATGTCCTTCTTATTAGTTGTTTCTGCTGTAATGGCTCTGTATCTGTTCGCATTGTTCCTTTTGGATATCCGCCCCACTGAGACCACCATTCGCATTGCTGGGCATCGACCACTTGTCGCATTCTGGCAGCAAAGTCAGCTCGCTGTTGGAATGTTTACATCTCTGACATCAATCGTGTCGTTCAGCATCGCCATAAAACATCCTCGTGAGCGAGTCACTGGTTCGCTCTTTACCCTGTCTGCGCTGTGTGGATTCCTCACATTAGCCACACTCGCGCGGTCTGCGATTCTTGGACTCGTCATCGGTATATTCATCGTCGTGTTGCTTGAATATCGGTGGAAAACGCTGTTCGTAGTTGCGATAACTGTTCCAGTTGGAATAATTATAGCACCCGAATGGCTTCTCATTCGGTTCACGCGTTCAACGTTCTTCTGGCGGGAGGTCCCTGCACTTGGCATTAAGATTCCGATCGGGACACTCTGGAAACGGGTGAACGGTTGGGTCAAATTGAGTACCGTGTTTGTACACAATCCTCTCTTCGGTATCGGGTTCTCTTTGAGTCAGGAACGAATGGCGCAACTGTTCAGTAATCATATCAGCCCTGACAACCAGTACGTTGCACTCCTCGTAGAGACGGGAATTGTCGGATTCATGATCTTTTGCATGTGGGTTCGACTAGTGTACTGGCGTCTTTTCGAAGCGTACAGAGAGTCAACGTTCGAGATGAGCGGGCTCGCACTCGGCATGATAGGTGCCTTTACAGCCTTCCTCGTTTGGGGATTCTTCCAGGAATTCTACGCGCGCTGGCGGGTCCTGGGACCGCTGTTTACTTATTTCGGGCTGATATACGCTGCCCATGACCGGTCCACCGGTGAGGGATAA